A DNA window from Anas platyrhynchos isolate ZD024472 breed Pekin duck chromosome 33, IASCAAS_PekinDuck_T2T, whole genome shotgun sequence contains the following coding sequences:
- the PLD3 gene encoding 5'-3' exonuclease PLD3 — MKPCGVYEQLEPPEEPPAHPGRFAPKPALLAAVLLALLFLFFLHFFQICSSSALRRRDEPCSDPCRIVLVESIPEGMSYGGPGSPSTFDAWLNLVGSARRSLDVAAFYWTMTNEDTHTQEPSASQGEQILEELLKLPARGVSVRVAVNTPTSKFPRNDLEALERSGAAVRTVDMPRLTRGVLHTKFWIVDGAHLYIGSANMDWRSLTQVKELGAAVYNCSCLARDLAKVFEAYWILGLPNASIPAPWPASFSTSFNMETPLELNLNDTPAAVYFSSAPPSLCAPGRTEDLRALLSIIDGAEDFVHVAVMSYLPTMEFSYPKRFWPAIDNHLRKAVFERRVKIRLLVGCWPHSKAEMFPFLKSLAAVGDNRTRYSVEVRLFMVPSSEAQARIPYARVNHNKYMVTEKAAYIGTSNWSGDYFVQTAGSALVVQQSGGGAGAPVPEQLRAVFERDWSSQYSADIGDAARWERLCGSR; from the exons CTGGAGCCTCCCGAGGAGCCCCCGGCGCATCCCGGCCGATTCGCACCCAAG CCCGCCCTGCTGGCCGCCGTCCTGCtcgccctcctcttcctcttcttcctccactTCTTCCAAATCTGCTCCAGCTCCGCGCTTCGACGCCGCGACGAACCCTGCTCCGACCCGTGCCG gatcgTTCTGGTCGAGAGCATCCCGGAGGGGATGAGCTACGGGGGCCCCGGGAGCCCCTCCACGTTCGACGCGTGGCTGAACCTTGTCGGCAGCGCCCGGCGCAGCCTCGACGTTGCCGCCTTCTACTGGACCATGACCAACGAGGACACGCACACCCAGGAGCCTTCGGCCTCGCAG GGTGAGCAGATCCTGGAGGAGCTCCTCAAGCTGCCGGCCCGCGGCGTCTCCGTCCGGGTGGCCGTCAACACCCCCACCTCCAAATTCCCCCGAAACGACCTGGAGGCGCTCGAGCGCAGCG GCGCCGCGGTGCGGACGGTCGACATGCCCCGGCTCACCCGGGGGGTGCTGCACACCAAATTTTGGATCGTGGACGGCGCCCACCTCTACATCGGCAGCGCCAACATGGACTGGCGCTCCCTCACCCAG GTGAAGGAATTGGGCGCGGCCGTCTACAACTGCAGCTGCCTGGCGCGGGACCTGGCCAAGGTTTTCGAAGCCTACTGGATTTTGGGGTTGCCCAACGCCTCCATCCCCGCGCCGTGGCCGGCGTCGTTCTCCACCTCCTTCAACATGGAGACGCCGTTGGAGCTCAACCTCAACGACACGCCGGCCGCTGTCTACTTTTCG AGCGCCCCGCCGTCCCTTTGCGCCCCGGGGCGCACCGAGGATCTCCGCGCCCTTCTCAGCATCATCGACGGCGCCGAGGACTTCGTGCACGTGGCGGTGATGAGCTACTTACCCACCATGGAGTTCTCCTACCCCAAAAG ATTTTGGCCGGCCATCGATAACCATCTCCGGAAGGCGGTCTTCGAGCGCCGGGTGAAAATTCGGCTCCTGGTGGGCTGCTGGCCGCACTCCAAGGCGGAGATGTTCCCCTTCCTCAAATCCTTGGCCGCCGTGGGTGACAACCGGACCCGTTACAGCGTGGAGGTG AGGCTCTTCATGGTGCCGTCGAGCGAGGCTCAAGCGCGGATCCCCTACGCCCGGGTCAACCACAACAAGTACATGGTGACGGAGAAGGCGGCCTACAtcg GGACCTCCAACTGGTCCGGGGACTACTTCGTGCAGACGGCGGGCTCGGCGCTGGTGGTGCAGCAGTcggggggcggcgcgggggcCCCGGTGCCGGAGCAGCTGCGGGCGGTGTTCGAGCGGGACTGGAGCTCCCAGTACAGCGCCGACATCGGCGACGCCGCGCGCTGGGAGCGGCTCTGCGGGTCCCGCTAG